CCATTTTAAACATGTAGTAAGGGATGGCATagggttgttgttttgggtttttttaatgcagttcaATGGGGATAAAAAGTATTAGGGAAATAGGGAAGTAGTCCTTAAGCAAAGACTTGAGTTGCCATGTGATTgcacatattttaaatgaacaaatgaCAAAGCACTCTGTTCTTCCAGTACTCCAACTGAGGTTTGAAATAGTGGAAAACTTAAATTTCACACATCTCTgctttcccaaatcccaggataTATTCAGGGGCCTCTCTTGGAAGTGCATAAAATGCAGATGCCATTGTCTTCCACAGAAAGACAAGAGCTTGTCTtctacagaaaaagcaaaaatgctcCTGCAAGGCAAGTAATGACTAATAATGAGACACAGTCTTCAACTTCCTCTGCTATTTTGGGCAAACATCCCACACCCTTCTACTGCCCCCTCAGCTGTTAAGCTATATATGGTGGTGAGGTCTGCAGATGAAAGCGACCTCTCCAAGTAGGATGAATCTAGCTGAGACCTCTCATGCCTAGTTAAGAATGTATTCAGAGCAGGATCAGCAATCAAAGCACTGTCACCAAAGGCTGGACTGGACATGGAGTAAAACCTATTGAGCATGCAATGAGTTTAGAGCAGGTTTCTGAACTAAAACTGTTGCTCAATGACCCACATTGCACCAGCTCCTGCAAACTTCTTTCCAGACTGCTGTACAATGTGACATGGCTGCAAAATCTGACAGGGCAGCAAGGAATAGTCCCTATTTGAAAAAGGGCTACGAGAAGCTGTTAAATGAAATTTGAGTAATTTTAGTACTTTTtaaccacagaaaaataaaaacatttgaaaCAAGGCACTCCTTTGGGCACTGAGTTCAGCCAATCCTACAGACATCTCCTTTTATATCACTATTAAGTGAACAGGTAAGGGGAGGcaatcctgctcctcctcactgTATTCCAAGAAACAATGGGCACAGACATCTGCTTCCTGCTACAGAGCCACAGTCAATTAATTATATGGTTAAGCTTGCtataaataaaaagattttcTAGCAATTCCTTTAGGCTTCTGTGGTAATGGTTAGTCACCTACAGCAGTGACAGGCTGGATAGAAGTTGCAACATGAATTACTatgttgaaatattttaattcaaaagTGAGATCAGAGAACAGTTTTCTCACATACACACAAAGGCACAAAGCAGCATGCATACCTTTGAACAAAGATACCAGAGAGGTTGACACCTTGGAGTTACCATCTCAAGGTAAAAAATACATGAGTACATATATATAGCAATAAACAGAAAAGCATGTATCTTTTACATATGTGCATATACACGCACACATTTTCTGTATGGCTGCACATACATTCTGAAGCTACTGTCATTGTGGTATGTGATTAAGTTATCATGAACCTTGAGAACAAGTCAATTCTTCTACACATCTTCATTTGTGGCATTCATTTTCTTCACTGCATCCAGAGGTTCTGATGTCACACTTTCCTCCATACTCTATTACCTCTTCTCTCCAACCCCGTCCCAAAggctgaatttaaaaattatgataaatttatttttaaatgcagctgAAAAGTCAGTAGAGGATGAATTTGGTATGCCCTTAATTTATATGTGTTATAAAAAAGTGATCCGGATAGGATCACTGGGTCAGTGATAAAAACCTGCAGGTACTCAGGACTAGAACATAGTTCTGAAATAAATAGGAAGGCAGGAAATGAAAGGATCTATTTTTTAACAGTCAACATTGATCCCTGCAACAAGGGGGAAGAAGGTGAGATACAACTTCAGTTCTTTATTTATGTGGTCAGTCTGATAGAGTcagttttaaaaaggaaaaaccagaaaatacaaTCTCCACAGCATCATAACCATTAAAGATTTTAATGTCATAGAGCTGAGTCAGCACTGGAGTGTAGCTGAAGAGAGAAACTCTATGGAAGGAACCAAGAGTTTACCATCAAAGCAATGCAAGAATCTGTTCTGGATCAGGCCACACCCCTGTACCTACTCTGGAAAGCAATCTAACCTACCCAATGCAGCAGCTGAATCTTaagaaggaaaagctgatgTGTAACATGCTGATTATTACAATGCTCAATTACAATTCCTCACAGGAATAGCCAAGAGCTGCTAGGGTCATGAATTTCATGTCATCCTAGCACCAAAGGAAACTGCTCCTAATTGTGACTGTCTCAGGCTTTCTTactcagaaagaaaagctcaACATGCTACTTAATTTTATCAACATGGTTCAGGCATCTGTGCTGATTGACATAATTACTATTTGCTGCATCCTCTTTTCAAAAGATTTTAAACCTCACAGGGAAGCCAGAATCCATTCTTGTGTATTGTAAAACATCACATTTCTGTTTAACCCCTGAGCCCAACTCCTCTTTGGGTGTCCTGATCAATCTTGATGTGAGAACCAATTTCATGCTTGTGACATACTCACTGCTAAATGCTGTTGCCTCCCATCCACTCAGCTTCCTTATTTCAAGAAATTGGGCTTTATGTGCCAGAAATTGGATATTATTACAACTTTCTCCATTACATCAAAAGCACTTCAGAACAAAGTACTCTCTTCCTGTTACTTATTTGCCACAGTTATGACCACCACGGTGTCCCTTCTGTGTTGGGGAAGTTCTCTGTCCTTCACAGGTAAACTTGCCAATTTTTAGAGCTGTGCAATATTCATACTGCACTTCAGTCCACCAAGGGAACAGATAAATAATCCAGCTGAGGAGACTGTCCTCTAGCTGTACCACCCCTCAGGGGGATAAAGATCCCATCATTCAGCAGCTGACCTGGGAGCTGCTCAACACAGATTCTCAGGACCCCTAACTGCAGCACCAAACATCACCATTACCATTTGGGCAGCATTTTACCTTTTTTGTTCCCAGTCCTTAATAAACAAAAATGTTCTGTTCTACAATGCTATTTCTCAGTCCTACCCAGTCTCACCAACCAGACCTCTAGTCTCCAAGCCATGAGAAATAATTCACTAAGGAACTCACAGTTatatattaaaacaaacaaaaaattagaaGAGGCTGTCAAGGACACAAACAGAATGACAAAAAATACCATCTAGCCACCTATTTTCATTGCAATGAATGTTTCATTCCTCCCAAGGGAACATGAAAACCATTCAGACAGAAGCTGCAATAACCTGGTAAAATCCCCAGTGATGGCAAACACCTGCTTTCCATTGTGCACACACTAGTAACTTCTGCACCTCTACTGCTGCTTAGATGCATGTGTCCTTGTTCAAAAAAGAATTATGACCCTTAACCTAATTTACACAAGAATGGAGGTCAAATTGCTTCACCTGTGTGTATCTACTAATTGCACACCTTTTTCTGACAGAACTTCTATCCCTTATCAGGAAAACTCAAAGGACAGCTACAAAGGGAAAGGCTTCAGATGGTGACAAGACAGCAAAGATTGCAATGAAATCTCTCAAAGTAGATAAAGAGAGTCTGTCCAAAGCCTAAGACTGCATTTTTTCAGCCTCTTTTCCTAGCATTTGCATGTAAAAGACTTCAACGAATTCTAGtagtaaagaataaaaaatccaaatatatGCAAATACATGATGAGTACTGAAAAGGCAAGTTTTGGTGtggagtttgggtttggttgACTTGGTTTTGGGTGGTTGTTGGGTTTTGATTTGAGTATTACAAGCACCTGTCCATTAGCCACCTCTAGTGACAGCTCTTGCCAAGACAGCACGCTggtgcactgctgctgcagcacccagtGCCTGTCAGAGTTCTTTCATGACTGCAGCAAAGTGTCGCTTCCCATCTAAATACAACATGGACTCTGAAATAAAGTGGAGAAAAGAGAGAACCACATTAGTACCTTAGTATCAATACTAGGCAACTACAAATAAACAGACTGGCAAAAGGAAGAAGTAATCTGCATTGTCATCAAAGCATAAAATCTATGTGGTTTGCCATGAAATCCTGTTGAATTATTTAAATGCCAATAGTTCATCTATTAAAATAACCAGTGTTCCAAGAGAAACAAATTAATTGTTTTTTACAGAATTATGATGACAACATATTAATGGGATACTTGCCTCCATATGTCTTAGGTACAACTTGTGGGACCTCATTTTCTGATATAAatgtaaaatggaaaatattggTAGTATGGTGCTCCCTGGTATTTGCATTGTAAACTTCACTGTGTACTCGAATttggatgtattttttttccgTGTAACAGACCTACACAGTTAAAACAAGAGTTAGAGATTGTAATCATTCACCAGTGCTGAAAACTGTAACAGATTTCATTACACTGTTTAACAAGAAAAGTCACACACTCTCATAACACATTATCATTATCTCATAACACATTGTGCGTTATCAGTGGGTAACACCAGTGATAGCAAAGACAAAATCTGCtccttttcaaaaggaaatcAACTCCTACCTGTGCAGAAAGCAGTAGTAAAGATCCAACTTCTACTGGCTTCTGAAACATGATATCATCAACAGATACGATAAAGGGTCTGGAACCCCTgaggaaacaaaagagaaatttcttcTCAAGAATAAAAGAGATGCttgcaaaaatttaaaatatctacTTGTCAGCATTTTAATGAAGGTTAGTAGAGaataaatctctttttaaaTAGAGGCTAAAGGAAGTGTAAGGAGTTATGTCATCACTGGAGGATATCTCTCACACCAATGAAGTACACACTTTCTAAGGATACATTACTGCACCATTATTGTATCTTATGACTTACACTTGCTGGACAATCTTTATGCCATCATTGCTCAGGCATAAGTTTTTCAAGCACTGACACAAACCACTTAACTTCATATCAGGCTTTGCATACCCCATTAAACTTACATATGGATCTTTGCTGGGTGATGACTTTAGTCCCACTTCCTAAGCTCAAGCAGTTAACAGAAGAAGTTTAGAACCCACTCCTCTTGTGTACTGAATGCAGAGATGTAATATTTGTTTGTTATAATGAATATGTTATACAGTTAAAAAGTCCATCTCAATTGCTTGATaagataaaagaaaacagaaaattgatGTATTTTCTATCTTGACAAGTAATGCTTAAAACCCAAGCTCCAAGGAGCAAGATGCCAATCTCTTTGTAAATATGACAGACACTCCAAGTAAAGCAACACTGCGCACTAATAGTGCACGATTCCACCAGACACCTAAGTTTTTTCAGCTCAGATTGTCATTAGGTTGGTTAGCTTGGGTTCCCAACCTCTGTGTATGAGCAAAATGCTCTGgattaaataaatattgcagGTCCACAACTCACCCATAGCTGCAAGCAGTTGCCCATCCCAGTTCATATGCCTTTCTCATGAGAAAACCCCCAAAGATCCTATTGAAGATGTTCCGTTCCTgcacaaagaaacaaataccAAATTCTTTTCAAAGCCTTGTGCTGTAGTCTGCACTTCAGTTCGCAGTATTTAACAGAAGTCCAAACACCTGAATATATAAAAAGCACTACTGAAATAAGTATGTAAAATTCAAAATGCTCAAGGCAACTTTACTTAATAGGAGCTCATCTGACTAATTTGACAGCATAAGATAACAATTCAAAATTTTATCAGCAACCAAAGGCCAAACTTTTTGCAAACACTTTGTAAAGGAATTTCTTTACACAGAATGAACAGCCTGCTAAGAAAACAAGGTCATTAAAAATCGTCCATTTTGCAGTGGTAATCCAACCAAATAACAAAAAACTGGCAAAAGAAACTAGGCTGTAAATTTCAAGGACTGCAGAAGCCAAACAAAATAATGATTTGATTAATTTTAGGCAAAAATTCATAGTCATAGAATGGTTGGGGTtagaagggatcttaaagacatctagttccaacctccctACCATAAGCACTAGTTCCAACCTCCCTACCATAGgggacaccttgcactagaccaggttgctcagagccccacccaGTCTGGCTCTGAAcatttccagagatggggcatccacaaattctctgggcaacctgttccagagCCCTACCACAATCACagtaaaaatttcttcctaatacctgTTCTGAACCTCTCCTCTTTCTGTTTAAAGCCATTACTCCTTGTTCTTTCACTGTGCCCCTGTAAAAATTCTCTCTCAAAGTTAGTTCTTTAAGTAACTTTCTGTAATTCATTACTATTTTTCAAAATACCTCAGGATGGCAAATCTCCAGGCCTTTTAGCTTTGCATCTTCAATCCACACTGAATTGGGTGGTAATTTACGACTCCGGAAACTCACTGTCCTTTGGAAGAGACAACAAACTTTACAGTCCACAGAATTAGCAGAATTCAGCACGgcaaaacagcagaaatagCAAATGCAGAGACATActttaaaaacccacaaaaatatagaacaccaaaataaacccaaaacaGAAATGGTATCACTAAACACTGTTCCAGCTGACCTTGAAGCCTTATCTAAAGCTGTCCTTCGATTTGTTACTGCAATAAACTTATGCTCCTGATCTTCCAAAAACTTCTGCTAATGTGTAAGTTTATGTGAATGAAGAGGCTTGAGAAAGGtacatgaaagaaaagatgaatCACAACCACAAAGTGCACACTTTGTCAGAAAAgcctttctctgttttttaagtcataataggaaataaaagcaCACAGTGAGCTAATGGAATAATTCAACATCAAACACGCAGACAGTTTTTGAAGTTTTCAAACCCAGACAGAAGCACAACCACTAATTTtaagagaaagcagcagctctgcctttggtaaacagctttaaaaataacaattgtATTGGCTAATAAGTTAAAGAAATTACAAATTATTGTAAATACAACACTGCACTAATGTAATTAAACATTGTTCTATCACTGTTGGCATCAGATGACTTCACACCAATCTCAAGTACAAGAAAAGCATGCTAACAACTCCCTCAAATAATGTTGTCAGGTACTGTATTTAAAACACATTGCAAGGTTATTTGGTTAAATGGTGACCAGTTCCTGCCCTCAcagtttttttaattcaatatCATGGCAGAAAACTGATTGTGCAAGTCATGAGTGCAAAACCATTCAATTCTCTTATCTGCTTAAACATTATTAacatttttcctcaaaattatTCCTAACAGCTTGTTTAGAACAACAGAAGACTGCTCTAAGAGCTGCAGATGTCATATTAAAGTTTATACCTGCATTTCAAATAAACTGCCACAGAATTTAAATGTGCATTTATTCCAGACTACTCTGTTATGAGCGCCCATtcaattttctctttcacaaGATGTCAATTCTCCTTCATCCCTCCCCTTCTTGCCTTGGGTCCAGTGTATTAAGGAATAGGTCATGCACaatgtttctttcttctgcagtgggagccattTTCAGTAAGGAAGCAGTGCTGAATTCAATCCTCTTCAACTTGTTcactgaatattaaaaaaaaaagaaaaaccaaaaaacaccatAGTGTTAAtgttcaaagaaaaaacaaataatggCTCTGAAGATTTTAACCTGAAATCAACCatctttccatttatttttccttttcccccataAGTTAAAAGTTGTAACTTCATGGTGCTATAGATCCAAAGAGAATTTTGGCTCCAAAGAGAATTTTGactgcagtgaaataaaaataaagcagaagttCACTAGTACCTCACCAAAGTGATGAAGAACTGCTACATATATTTTATGACACACACACTGTTCCTACAGAAAACTTGAGTACTGCCCTCAAAGTACAGAACATATCTAACAAGAAACTCTACAGAACAATCAGCTTCAGGTTTTGCCAATGGCACGAAATGAAAGTTTATGACAGAACTCATTACCATAGGCTACAGTGATTGAAATTTTAGCTTTAAAAATCTTCTGTCCAGTTTATTCAGTCTTCAGTGTTTTTCTAATTCTCCACTTTAAAACCCCAGCTTGAAACAAATGAGGATGGAGCTACatgctccttcctctgctctcccacttttttttttccttagtttctTTCCAAAAGCAACTTGTGGACCCAGACAGGTGAGGAGCTGTGATGTCCTACAGGCCCACCATGGGGTAATCAGCTGGCCAGAGTATTAGGAGCCCCTATGCTGCACTCAGATCCAAAGCAGGGGGAGCATCCTGCCAAGGGAAAAGTCCAGAGGGTATGCAGAGCACATCAGGAGTGTCTGTCAATTTAGCCAAAGAGCTTCCAAGCATGTGGTAGCAGGCTTTTTAACTCTCTTACTCTACTGACACAAATGAGACAGAACAAAAGTCTGATTTTAAACAGATTAGGAACATTTCTAAGTAGTTAAACTCCTGAACTTTTCTTCCTCCCAGCTGTTAAGTTAACACTGAGGCAGATGTGCATACTACCAGGCAATATGACATACATTCCCCTTGCTTGAAGatttcttcctcctcagggCTCTCAGGAATGAGTGGATTAACAAATGCTGGCCTATGGACAGGAAGTTTTTTTAAGTTACAAATTTTACAAGAATTTGTCCCATAAATACATTGTAAGAGTCTTCCATTTCTGCTTAGATACACAGTACAAGATGAAATTACATACTTCGGgttatataataaaaataaatatggctGCCAACAGAATAGCACATTGGCTTTAACTCTGAAGAGGCAGTTAAGTGATCCAACCACTACCTAGTGCAATCAGGAAAGAGAAAGTGATACATCTATAGTTCTTAAGAAGCTAAAATTGTACTCATAAATTATAATGAAAATTGCTCAAGAATAAAGCTGTTCAGAAACTCAGCAAATGAAACAGGATGACCAAGGATAGTCTAAACCAAAACTTGACCGGTACCATTCCTCCTGGAATAGAAGAAGCACAGTGCTGTACCCAGCAAGTGTTTTTATAATCTACACGCTCCCTTGACAGCCTTATCAACAGCCAAAAGCTGTTTACCACATGTACCACTTATCAAAGATTATGACATGCCTTGAGCACAACATTTCTATGTTTATTCTACTGCACAAATAAGTTTACTTTAACCTAATTATATAACATTTCATTATTCGGACAAGTAAAGACAAACACTTATTTTCAAGAGCTGTTCTTCCCCCATAGTttctaattattattttttaactttcaaTATTTATACAAATGCTGAGAAcaacatacatatacatacatacacacacacacatagaccTGCTGAACAATTCACCTCTACCCCCAGCCTTTACTTGGACTGGCAAAAAGAGGCAGAGTGGTGCTTTTTTCTTAGAACAAACTGGTTTGCTAAACCTCTGGATTTTGGGCATCCATCAGCTCCTTCGCCATCACAGAGCTCATTTCCCTTCAGCTCAGCACACATCTACATCAGCTCTCCTGGCCAAGCCCCAAGCTGCTGAGATACAAATTTCCCAAAGCCACACGACACTGTTTCTGTGGAGCTACAGCCAACCTAACATATCCTGTACCTCTCTGAAGGGTTTTGACCTCACATAAACACCCTCCTTATATGGACAGAATGCTTCCAAAACACAGCTGGCCTGTGGCCAGCTAGCTTGTACAACAGCCAAGGAAGTTTGCATCTATCTGCACAAGTCCATATAGGCTTGTCCTCAGTCAATCAGCTACTGTGTAATTACATTAGGTTTGATgtcattattttgaaaaattagtCTTTAAAATGGGAACCATaatataatttgttttcttaatgTATAGTATATTCACTGGTTCTAGAAAaaatctgaagggaaaaaaacctagaaACTACTTCTAATGTTATGAGGACCACATAATTATATCAAGTAAAACCCCTTCATTAAACACCTCTTTGTTAAATACAAGCAATTATTTAAACTAATTAGAAACAGAGAAATGTTTATTCCTTGGGCAGCTATATAGGCAAGAGGTAAGAATTACAGCCAATTTTTCTGATGGTGGAGTCACAAACCTAAAGGGCAACTGAGCAGCCTTTTATTCTAATAGCTAAGGAActatagagaaagaaaaacctgaaaaataacaaaataaatgtcTGGGGGTTTTAATGTTCTCTGGGAATACTTACCAGTTTCATTTTAGTTACACAAGCAAGTTTTAACCTGAATTATTCTGATTACACCTATTACATGTCTATTAGGGAATTAATTGTATTAATCACTCAAAGACTATTTAACCACTGAAACTCAATCATTAATTCAAACAACTACTAGAATGCAGGTGGGTCAATCATTAATTCAAACAACTACTAGAATGCAGGTGGGTTTCTGGCAGACTCATTCACTTCTATGTGCATTGAGAccagtcacacacacagaaaatctgttttaaaaaaagggtCAGATCCCAAGACTACCAGCAATTCCTGGTATCATGACTGCTAAAGTCTGAAGTTTGTCACAGTAAAGTTAACCCTTGGCAGCAGAAAGCATCAACTATGTGGTTTATTTACTTCCTACATTATATGGCCTCTACACACACCGAGCAAGTTGCCATGTTTGCCATTTTCAGCACACCACAAGTCAGGAAAGTTTTCCTGTCCTACAAATTACCGTTTATTCTCTGGGTCCCGGGCCACCATGACAAAGGTTGCATCTAACACAGGTCTGTAATCACGATCATGTAGCTAAAAGAGACAGGGAAAAATACATTACTGAACTCTAAAATTGGAAATGTGCTTAGCAAGCTATTTAGTTGACATAAACTATTAAATCATACTGTTAATTCTGCTTACTTTCACATTCTATCATTCCTTCCAACACCTCTCACAATTGGTCaaagataatgaaaaattaaaactttcaTTTCAGGAATTCTGCAATGTAAACATTTACCAGGGAATGCTTATTAAAAACTTtgagcagggagaagaggaaatCAACACAGACATTGTAAAAGGACCCAATTAACCTTAACGCTGAGAAATGCCATAgcttttttttatatatacgACTGATTGCCAGTAATGCCAGCACTGTAAGGAGTTCAGAACAAAAAGGTGCAACATTAGCTTCTACATCAGAGACTTTACTTAAGGAAAacaactgaatttaaaaaatgtaccTGTTTACCTGaattatcatagaatcacagaattatttgggtttgaaggaaccttaaagaccaatccccctgccatgggcagggacaccttccaagATCAGATggctcaaagcctcatccaacccagccttgaacacttcaaCGTATGGGGCACCTctacttctctgggcaacctgttccagtacctCACTGTcctcacagtaaataatttcttcccatTATCTCATCTAAACCCATTCTCTCAGTCTGAAGCCatccccccttgtcctgtcactagaTGCTCTTGTAAATTCCCCCTGACACATCTCATGCCTGTTGTAAGATGGAGAGAAGTCACAGGAACTAACCTGCAGCATGTGCATCCTCACTTCCATGGAGGTCTTCCCAACCCAAGAAACACTGCCTGTGAATTTGATGTCACAGTCTGGATGTATAATCTTCTGGCACAAATCTACAAGACAAACATTAGGGGTTACTGGAGACAGATCACTCACAACTAATACTAAACAGGCCAGATTTCCTAGGACCTTTATATGATCTGAAAGTGGCAACAAACACAAAGACAACCCAGGAAAGACAGTTGTTGCAAGGGACCACACTGCTTGTCTGCAGTTTCTGCCTCTGCAGACTTTTGAAGCCAGAAAAGGAGTAGGAAGCAGGCACAGAGGTGGACAGCAGCCCAAGGGAGTGTTCAGCAGAACAGGCAACACAAGCAGAGTCCAACTCCCCATAACAAACACTGTTGAATAATGAAGCCAAGAATCTGCACaccaaaataaaactaaacaCAAAAGTGCAGGAACCATGTAAGTTGCATTTTGAAGGGAAATGACATGAAATGCTAAAAAGCATCTACAGAAGCCGCTTCCCACCTCTTGTCaacaaaagccagaaaacttCAAAGCTAAAACAAGATGAAGCAAACTAAACAGGAATGAAAAAGGTATCCTCAATAGCAACCATGGGAAGGCAGTAGCTGATGAAAGAGTAAGACAAGCAGATGAAACCATTTTATTTACTAAATTGCCACTTACTGATTTTATCCACCAGAGCTGTAACTATGGATAAAGGTGACCTTTGCTGCATTTCCTGCTTGGTGTGAGTGTAGCAAATAAGAACTGTGAAGAGATCAAAAATGGAGccagctcttaaaaaaaaacctgagtgGAGCAGATCAAAGTCATCTTTGTAAAGCATAAGAGGTACCTGGAAAACACAAACTAAAGTATTCTACTATAGGAGACCAGAGCTTCCACATCTTCATGTATGTAACACATGGGattgctattaaaaaaacagcagcagctatCACAGTTTTATGCATATTTACTTACTACAAAGATAAATTTAACTAAGCATTTTAAACCAGCTCATCACTTGACTTCCAATCCCACACAATCTCTTTGCTCtacctctgcagctccctgtctCAGACTCTTCCTAGCTTCTATTTTGATTTCATGAAGGCTGTCCAAGGATACATGCTATCTGAGGACTTTTTAAATACCGATTCTTTTAAAGAGGTGGAGATTAAATAAACTGTGCCTTACAGGCACAAAACCATAGTCAGAGGTATTTATCACACTACAATTACTACTAGCCAAACCACTCTTTAAACTAATTAGCTGTTCATAAGAGCACATCCAAGTAAACCGACTCCTTGGAGTAATTCAAGGCTGCAAAGACATAGCTTTTTCCTAGTGTTCATGTAATTTTCACTCAATACAGATCTTCATTATCAAAAGTACCTGTCTTGTACTTAGTGAGATAAGAGAGAAGGAATCCCCATACGTACCATACACTTCAGAGTTGGACTTAATGATCCTTGTGGGGCCCTCCCAAaccagaatattctgtgatctgCGATCTGGAAGATCTCTATCCTTCCAAGTaatctaagattttttttccctatgtttACTGAAGTCACAATTCTAAAACCTGTTAAGCCTATCAACTTGTTGTATCAATATGACCGCCCTGAATATTGTTTAACTGGGACAGAATCTTGATTAACTCAAAACAATACATCCCAAAAATAATACATTCCCAGTGGAACTGATTGAAGCCCAGTATGACTACAAACAAAGTAAAGACATTCTGTgctgtcacaggaaaaaaaattagatctTCACAAATTTATGGGAAAATTAAACAAGGCACAGAATGAAAAACAGGCTCATCTCATCGAACAATACAAGGTAACCAACAGTTTG
The sequence above is a segment of the Haemorhous mexicanus isolate bHaeMex1 chromosome 2, bHaeMex1.pri, whole genome shotgun sequence genome. Coding sequences within it:
- the ACOT9 gene encoding acyl-coenzyme A thioesterase 9, mitochondrial isoform X3, with amino-acid sequence MQERKALHTLLAKRQEDLPPRRMKDSYLEVILPLGSQPEIREKYLNVHNSVRFGRILEDLDSLGVLICYTHTKQEMQQRSPLSIVTALVDKINLCQKIIHPDCDIKFTGSVSWVGKTSMEVRMHMLQLHDRDYRPVLDATFVMVARDPENKRPAFVNPLIPESPEEEEIFKQGELNKLKRIEFSTASLLKMAPTAEERNIVHDLFLNTLDPRTVSFRSRKLPPNSVWIEDAKLKGLEICHPEERNIFNRIFGGFLMRKAYELGWATACSYGGSRPFIVSVDDIMFQKPVEVGSLLLLSAQVCYTEKKYIQIRVHSEVYNANTREHHTTNIFHFTFISENEVPQVVPKTYGESMLYLDGKRHFAAVMKEL
- the ACOT9 gene encoding acyl-coenzyme A thioesterase 9, mitochondrial isoform X2, with the translated sequence MLPTRLCIMRKLPSLLARTLTSGTSASPGLLDMSEVRSKLRDIVGASTNWRDHVQAMQERKALHTLLAKRQEDLPPRRMKDSYLEVILPLGSQPEIREKYLNVHNSVRFGRILEDLDSLGVLICYTHTKQEMQQRSPLSIVTALVDKINLCQKIIHPDCDIKFTGSVSWVGKTSMEVRMHMLQLHDRDYRPVLDATFVMVARDPENKRPAFVNPLIPESPEEEEIFKQGELNKLKRIEFSTASLLKMAPTAEERNIVHDLFLNTLDPRTVSFRSRKLPPNSVWIEDAKLKGLEICHPEERNIFNRIFGGFLMRKAYELGWATACSYGGSRPFIVSVDDIMFQKPVEVGSLLLLSAQVCYTEKKYIQIRVHSEVYNANTREHHTTNIFHFTFISENEVPQVVPKTYGESMLYLDGKRHFAAVMKEL
- the ACOT9 gene encoding acyl-coenzyme A thioesterase 9, mitochondrial isoform X1; this encodes MLPTRLCIMRKLPSLLARTLTSGTSASPGLLDMSEGHSPIHVNNVRSKLRDIVGASTNWRDHVQAMQERKALHTLLAKRQEDLPPRRMKDSYLEVILPLGSQPEIREKYLNVHNSVRFGRILEDLDSLGVLICYTHTKQEMQQRSPLSIVTALVDKINLCQKIIHPDCDIKFTGSVSWVGKTSMEVRMHMLQLHDRDYRPVLDATFVMVARDPENKRPAFVNPLIPESPEEEEIFKQGELNKLKRIEFSTASLLKMAPTAEERNIVHDLFLNTLDPRTVSFRSRKLPPNSVWIEDAKLKGLEICHPEERNIFNRIFGGFLMRKAYELGWATACSYGGSRPFIVSVDDIMFQKPVEVGSLLLLSAQVCYTEKKYIQIRVHSEVYNANTREHHTTNIFHFTFISENEVPQVVPKTYGESMLYLDGKRHFAAVMKEL